From a single Fusarium fujikuroi IMI 58289 draft genome, chromosome FFUJ_chr03 genomic region:
- a CDS encoding related to linoleate diol synthase yields the protein MDKTPMLPEQMTIPWAPPPRPGFIFSGANIIDPVKGTVLENATVYLRDGIVKSINGDATEWSDDPSAVKMDLRGKFVCPGLIDCHVHLAAVPGMKTVEELKNMSLSVSLLRQPQVCKNMLERGFTTVRDCGGALTPLKLAIQDYVHPGPRLFIAGHALSQTGGHGDIREQLNEHECCGGTIQGIGRIIDGVPDCLKYTREELRQGVDFIKIMGGGGVASPTDKIEHVQFSDEEIKAIVTVASNAGTYVTSHAYTPQAIRQAVNQGVLAIEHGNLIDKETADLMAARGVFLTPTLVAYATMAKFEGFLPPDSAKKNREVLEKGLQAIKIAAEAGVTICFGSDLLGGLHFAQSHEFGLRSQVQSSLEVLRSATINAARLLRQETFLGQVAPGFAADLLILNANPLDDITVLDTPEKHVLATIKDGRVHASRWSELETYFNRPKNIA from the coding sequence ATGGACAAAACCCCTATGCTCCCCGAGCAGATGACTATCCCTTGGGCCCCCCCTCCACGGCCTGGATTCATTTTCAGCGGGGCCAATATCATCGACCCTGTCAAAGGCACCGTGCTAGAGAACGCAACAGTCTATCTCCGTGATGGTATCGTCAAATCTATCAATGGCGATGCCACAGAATGGAGCGACGATCCGTCGGCTGTGAAGATGGATTTACGCGGAAAGTTTGTTTGCCCTGGCTTGATAGACTGCCATGTACATCTCGCGGCAGTTCCCGGAATGAAGACTGTTGAGGAACTGAAGAATATGAGCCTTTCAGTCTCGCTCCTACGCCAGCCACAAGTCTGCAAGAATATGTTGGAAAGGGGCTTTACAACTGTGAGGGACTGTGGTGGTGCTTTGACCCCTCTTAAGCTTGCTATTCAGGACTATGTTCATCCAGGACCAAGGTTGTTCATCGCTGGGCATGCATTATCTCAAACAGGCGGCCACGGAGACATACGAGAACAACTAAACGAACATGAGTGCTGTGGCGGAACTATCCAAGGGATTGGCCGAATCATTGATGGTGTGCCAGACTGCCTGAAATATACCAGAGAGGAGCTTCGCCAGGGtgtcgacttcatcaagatcatgggTGGTGGCGGTGTGGCCAGTCCAACGGATAAGATCGAGCATGTCCAGTTTTCAGATGAAGAGATTAAGGCTATTGTGACGGTCGCGTCTAATGCAGGCACATACGTGACCTCTCATGCCTACACACCCCAGGCAATCCGACAGGCAGTCAATCAGGGAGTTCTGGCCATTGAGCATGGGAATCTCATCGATAAAGAAACCGCTGATCTCATGGCTGCCAGAGGAGTCTTTCTGACCCCCACGCTTGTTGCTTATGCAACAATGGCAAAGTTTGAAGGCTTTCTTCCCCCTGAttcggccaagaagaacagggAGGTATTGGAGAAGGGATTGCAGGCCATCAAGATTGCTGCCGAAGCTGGAGTAACCATATGTTTCGGAAGTGACCTCCTCGGGGGATTGCACTTTGCGCAGTCCCACGAGTTCGGCCTCCGATCTCAAGTTCAGAGTTCGCTTGAAGTTCTGCGCAGTGCGACTATCAATGCTGCTCGATTGCTAAGGCAGGAAACGTTCTTGGGTCAGGTCGCCCCTGGTTTTGCTGCTGATCTTCTGATCTTGAATGCAAATCCATTGGACGACATTACTGTTCTGGATACACCCGAAAAGCATGTATTGGCAACAATCAAAGACGGACGAGTCCACGCATCCAGATGGTCGGAACTGGAAACGTACTTCAACCGACCTAAGAACATTGCTTAG